The Clostridium sp. AWRP genome has a window encoding:
- a CDS encoding DUF3786 domain-containing protein produces the protein MYENGIDKKPKDQIPYDHYKSVFKNFKPEEMAKNTGCVYNESRGAIEVKLMGKNVIVKYPSGEVLNEDGSEIEKYPPKTLILRYLMQGKGLAPSDKYITYREVDGGNVYYSNFYGRCLLRLSKTFGNNINKFKEVFESLGAQEVSMGDAAYKFRFLNNIYVIFALWEGDEEFAPSSQILFNSNVPFYFTAEDLAVVGDTSIGIITNLAYKK, from the coding sequence ATGTACGAGAATGGTATAGACAAAAAACCAAAGGATCAAATACCCTATGATCACTATAAAAGTGTATTTAAAAATTTTAAACCTGAAGAAATGGCAAAAAATACAGGGTGCGTATACAATGAATCCAGAGGAGCGATAGAAGTAAAGTTGATGGGGAAAAATGTAATAGTAAAATATCCTTCCGGTGAGGTTCTTAATGAGGATGGTTCTGAAATAGAAAAATATCCTCCTAAGACTTTAATTTTGAGATATCTGATGCAGGGCAAAGGATTAGCACCTTCTGATAAATATATAACTTATAGAGAAGTAGATGGGGGAAATGTATATTATAGTAATTTTTATGGGAGATGTCTATTAAGATTATCTAAAACTTTTGGAAACAATATAAACAAATTTAAAGAAGTGTTTGAAAGTCTAGGAGCTCAAGAAGTAAGCATGGGGGATGCTGCTTATAAATTTAGATTTTTAAACAACATATATGTTATTTTTGCATTATGGGAAGGTGATGAAGAATTTGCACCTTCGTCCCAGATATTATTCAATAGTAATGTGCCATTTTATTTTACGGCTGAAGACTTAGCTGTGGTAGGAGACACATCTATAGGAATTATAACAAATTTAGCATATAAAAAATAA
- a CDS encoding zinc transporter, with product MNNEHECYHHHDDTPHTHEHYHDGVAHTHTHVHDDDHHHTHEMLDGDESKEEKTLKILLGHWVEHNKSHEEGFAEWVEKSKNMGKVETSQFIEKAIGFMKQADNMLEEAEKHME from the coding sequence ATGAACAACGAACATGAATGCTACCACCATCATGACGATACACCTCATACTCATGAACATTATCATGATGGTGTAGCTCATACTCATACACATGTTCACGATGATGATCACCATCATACACATGAAATGTTAGATGGAGATGAAAGTAAGGAAGAAAAGACATTAAAGATACTTTTGGGTCATTGGGTGGAGCATAATAAATCCCATGAAGAAGGATTTGCAGAATGGGTAGAGAAATCGAAAAATATGGGAAAAGTAGAAACTTCACAATTTATTGAAAAGGCAATCGGATTTATGAAACAGGCTGACAATATGTTGGAAGAAGCAGAAAAGCATATGGAATAG
- a CDS encoding CooT family nickel-binding protein: MCESTAYLVTPEGERKIMDYVVDIIPKENGKLSLTDILGEEEIIEGMLKEVRLLEHKIVIEKAM, encoded by the coding sequence ATGTGTGAATCAACAGCTTATTTGGTAACACCTGAAGGTGAACGTAAAATTATGGATTATGTAGTGGATATAATTCCAAAAGAAAATGGTAAGTTGTCATTGACAGACATTTTAGGAGAAGAAGAGATAATAGAAGGAATGTTAAAAGAAGTAAGACTTTTGGAGCATAAGATTGTAATAGAAAAGGCAATGTAG
- the acsV gene encoding corrinoid activation/regeneration protein AcsV produces MVKVKFTPYNKEIDVLEGENLLEAIRKAGVFIDTPCNGSGSCGKCKVKITTGNVISEDSRHITEKEKKEGYVLACQCKVKEDISVEIPGTASSSMHGMKIEDFSSKREYEIFERAKNQILKCGMEFRTYVRKDYLELDPPNLNDNISDFERLKRHIKNHLNCNNVFCRLPILRKIPQLLRESDFKVTITHIPRGVGKTTIIDIEKGDTTDKIYGVAVDIGTTSVAACLVDLYNGELIAKASSGNAQIKYGADVINRIMYSTKGNGLQKLNYAVIQETINPLLNKMYMDSGIRKEQVVSFVTAGNTTMSHLFLGLYSNFLRMEPYIPAFVKTPFIKASELNIEVNPETFIYLIPCVASYVGGDITAGVLSSGMWNTEDNILFIDLGTNGEIVFGNKEYLMTCACSAGPAFEGGEISCGMRASGGAIEKVKIGSDYEPIISVIGNEKPLGICGSGIIDLICSMMFAGIIDRKGKIVKNLKTNRVRFDENGIGEYILVFKEQYDLDRDVSITDVDIDNFIRAKAAIYSGITTLLNNLGMDFTMIDKIYIAGGIGNSLNIGNAVKIGMLPDIDQDKINYIGNSSLMGCYLTLMSEDARHKLEEIANHMTYVELSVDPLYMDQFVSACFLPHTDIEKFPTVKKLLDKSL; encoded by the coding sequence AGATGTTTTAGAAGGAGAAAATCTGCTGGAGGCTATAAGAAAAGCAGGTGTATTTATAGACACTCCATGTAATGGAAGTGGGTCCTGTGGAAAATGTAAAGTTAAAATAACAACTGGAAATGTTATATCAGAAGATAGCAGGCATATTACGGAAAAAGAAAAGAAGGAAGGATATGTGCTTGCCTGTCAGTGTAAGGTTAAAGAAGATATATCAGTAGAAATACCAGGAACTGCATCCTCTTCAATGCATGGAATGAAAATAGAAGATTTCTCAAGCAAGAGAGAATATGAAATATTTGAAAGAGCTAAAAATCAAATATTAAAATGTGGTATGGAATTTAGAACTTATGTAAGGAAGGATTATTTAGAGTTAGATCCTCCTAATTTAAATGATAATATATCTGATTTTGAAAGATTAAAAAGGCATATTAAAAATCATTTAAATTGTAATAATGTATTTTGTAGATTACCCATATTGAGGAAGATACCTCAGCTTTTGAGAGAGTCAGATTTTAAAGTAACCATAACTCATATACCTAGAGGAGTAGGTAAAACCACAATCATTGATATAGAAAAAGGGGATACGACAGATAAGATTTATGGAGTGGCAGTGGATATTGGTACTACATCTGTGGCAGCGTGCTTGGTGGATTTATACAATGGCGAATTAATTGCAAAAGCTTCATCTGGAAATGCTCAAATAAAGTATGGAGCAGATGTTATAAACAGAATAATGTATTCTACTAAAGGTAACGGACTACAGAAATTGAATTACGCAGTGATACAGGAAACGATAAATCCCCTCTTAAATAAGATGTATATGGATTCAGGAATAAGAAAGGAACAAGTGGTATCCTTTGTTACGGCTGGTAATACAACTATGTCTCATCTTTTTTTGGGGTTGTATTCAAATTTTTTAAGAATGGAGCCATATATACCTGCTTTTGTTAAGACTCCTTTTATAAAAGCTTCCGAACTAAATATAGAAGTTAACCCTGAAACATTTATATATTTGATCCCTTGTGTAGCAAGCTATGTAGGGGGAGATATAACTGCAGGTGTATTGTCTTCGGGAATGTGGAATACTGAAGATAATATACTATTTATAGATTTAGGAACAAATGGTGAGATTGTATTTGGAAATAAAGAATATCTGATGACCTGTGCTTGTTCTGCAGGGCCTGCCTTTGAAGGTGGAGAAATAAGTTGTGGAATGAGGGCATCAGGAGGTGCTATAGAAAAGGTTAAAATAGGCAGCGACTATGAACCTATAATTAGCGTTATTGGCAATGAAAAGCCTCTTGGAATATGTGGCTCAGGTATTATAGATTTAATATGTTCAATGATGTTTGCAGGAATTATCGATAGGAAGGGTAAAATAGTAAAAAATTTAAAAACTAATAGAGTTAGATTTGATGAAAACGGAATTGGGGAATATATTTTAGTTTTTAAAGAACAATATGATTTGGATAGAGATGTAAGTATAACAGATGTGGATATAGACAATTTTATCAGGGCAAAAGCAGCAATTTATTCAGGAATTACTACACTTTTAAATAACCTGGGAATGGATTTTACTATGATTGATAAAATCTATATAGCAGGAGGCATAGGAAATAGTTTAAATATAGGTAATGCTGTAAAGATAGGAATGCTGCCTGATATAGATCAGGATAAAATAAATTATATAGGTAATAGTTCTCTTATGGGATGTTATTTGACACTGATGAGTGAGGATGCAAGACACAAATTGGAGGAAATAGCAAATCATATGACCTATGTGGAACTTAGCGTAGATCCATTATATATGGATCAGTTTGTATCAGCTTGCTTTTTACCACATACGGATATAGAAAAATTTCCTACTGTTAAGAAACTTTTAGATAAGTCTCTTTAA